Proteins encoded within one genomic window of Besnoitia besnoiti strain Bb-Ger1 chromosome II, whole genome shotgun sequence:
- a CDS encoding kelch repeat-containing protein (encoded by transcript BESB_038020), whose product MDALMPPAESPDPGLPATHKREDGADVAGDASPSESYEHGSERESSAAESSAMSAGNSSGSSAASALNSAADGKSGPASCREPEGAAAAPKQYDQKEKGVHDETEGDEPWLVLSGGNEERRPLDIVNKLVMAPSGLLGVPTPEGREGEQGTGGAASSKLQAPQNGPLVVAETEMPKLQIPRYGHVACVTSGRDVLVVGGRDGQAILNSVERLDEGEGRWVSLPALHFARAHHAGCAISGGRAVVLGGENDKGVLKSVELYHPVKRNWINLAPMQHQRHSFGAVAVGPSIFAIGGRDAAGEHGRVLKTVEGLTLPPMPSPTSVGSSSAPTSSPVSPVGLRSDATTHAAASGHTPQKGSAEPAGSALSAQQTSRLGSSGEEGGGGGLGGVAGAAEGWKTLPAMRQGRASFGVAQYRGMIFCAGGTNGVKPLSSVEMFNSLTNEWTDLPSLNEARIGATCFIWLQGSRRRPHLCVAGGRQSSLHPVFQSAEILDLEPFLPSSLSTAQAKEAYQQHTEESTGGSGRPKAETEKAAKERDEKSSWTLVNPMGVKLCWQHAGGVVARHWKDELLESPSPPLFALGRDAVAARPPPRARSSLGRRSLPHTLSGGAGSSGLLSSSSASFSLTRSSTFSSSPPLPPSRQPAIPRGVVAAAAKRFQSFTSGATSSSSSFSAMSPSSPLARARTSPREKAPAEKPETKRATDPASIAAPRAESPAACGLPPAQSEAKARGTPAGGAARHRGQEEEPETPEDRSGRSQAPTTRIRTLLSDDCLEANQMHRQDLQSEGDGLLGKEVLSRNLEEADKEHDFSGRNAETRQARTLRASSGSSVASGAASSAEGSPAPAAEKGPSKVQLLRQKIELQTAERHAAIAKQKSASRTTAGARQSEVLFDPLEWLES is encoded by the exons ATGGACGCTCTGATGCCGCCGGCTGAATCCCCGGACCCGGGGCTGCCCGCCACGCACAAGCGGGAAGACGGCGCAGATGTTGCAGgagacgcgtcgccttccgagTCTTACGAACACGGTAGCGAACGGGAGAGTTCCGCGGCTGAATCTTCAGCTATGTCTGCAGGCAACTCGAGTggctcttccgccgcgtctgccctGAACTCTGCCGCAGATGGCAAAAGCGGTCCGGCTTCTTGCCGCGAACccgagggcgccgctgctgccccgAAACAGTACGACCAGAAGGAAAAGGGAGTGCATGATGAGACAGAGGGAGATGAACCGTGGCTAGTTCTATCGGGAGGAAACGAGGAGCGACGACCGCTCGATATAGTCAATAAGTTGGTCATGGCTCCTTCCGGCTTGCTGGGTGTACCTACACCGGAGGGACGGGAGGGGGAGCAAGGGACAGGTGGAGCAGCTTCTTCAAAGCTCCAGGCGCCACAGAATGGGCCGCTTGTAGTAGCTGAAACGGAGATGCCGAAACTGCAAATTCCGCGCTACGGCCACGTCGCATGTGTCACCTCGG GACGCGACGTCCTCGtggtcggcggccgcgacggccagGCGATCCTGAACTCAGTGGAGCGGCTCGatgaaggcgaaggcagatGGGTTTCGCTGCCCGCTCTCCACTTTGCTCGCGCGCACCACG CGGGCTGCGCGAtctccggcggccgcgccgtggTGCTGGGCGGCGAGAACGACAAAGGCGTGTTGAAGTCCGTCGAGTTGTATCACCCCGTGAAGAGGAACTGGATCAACCTCGCGCCCATGCAGCACCAGCGTCACTCGTTCGGCGCGGTCGCTGTAGGCCCGAGTATCTTTGCGATTGGCGGCCGAGACGCCGCTGGCGAGCACGGCCGCGTTTTGAAAACCGTCGAGGGCCTCACGCTGCCGCCGATGCCTTCTCCCACGAGCGTCGGAAGCTCCAGCGCACCAACGTCATCGCCCGTCTCGCCCGTCGGGctgcgaagcgacgcgacgACCCACGCAGCCGCCAGTGGACATACGCCGCAGAAGGGAAGCGCGGAGCCGGCGGGCTCGGCGCTGAGTGCGCAGCAGACGTCGCGGCTGGGTTCctccggcgaagaaggcgggggcggcgggctgGGCGGAGttgctggcgctgcggaagGGTGGAAGACCTTGCCCGCCATGCGGCAGGGCCGCGCGAGCTTTGGCGTCGCGCAGTACAGAGGCATGATTTTTTGCGCAG GAGGCACCAACGGCGTCAAGCCTCTCTCGTCCGTGGAAATGTTCAACAGCCTCACGAACGAGTGGACTGACC TCCCGAGCCTAAACGAAGCGCGCATCGGCGCGACGTGCTTCATCTGGCTCCAGGGCTCCAGGCGTCGGCCGCACTTGTGTGTcgcgggcgggcggcagAGCAGTTTGCATCCGGTCTTCCAGTCTGCGGAGATCCTCGATCTGGAGCCCTTCCTcccctcttcgctctccacgGCGCAGGCAAAGGAAGCGTACCAGCAGCACACTGAAGAGAGCACCGGAGGGAGCGGCAGACCGAAGGCGGAGACCGAAAAAGCGGCCAAGGAACGCGACGAAAAAAGCAGCTGGACGCTGGTCAATCCCATGGGAGTGAAACTCTGCTGGCAGcacgctggcggcgtcgtcgcgcggcaCTGGAAG GACGAGCTCCTGgagtctccgtcgccgcctctgttCGCCTTGGGGagagacgcggtcgcggcgcgcccacCGCCCCGTGCGCGGTCGTCGCTGG GTCGTCGCAGTTTGCCGCACACGTTGTCGGGCGGTGCGGGGTCTTCcggccttctctcctcgtcttcggcgtctttctCGCTGACGCGCAGTTCAacgttttcctcttctccgccccttccgccgtctcgccAACCGGCGattccgcgcggcgtcgtcgcggcggccgccaagCGCTTCCAGTCGTTCACGTCTGGCGCGACCTCCTCCagctcctctttctccgccatgtctccttcgtctcctctggcgcgcgcgcgcacgtCGCCGCGTGagaaggcgcccgccgagAAACCCGAAACGAAGCGCGCGACGGATCCAGCCTCCatcgcagcgccgcgcgcggaatcgccggcggcctgtGGACTTCCTCcagcgcagagcgaggcgaaagcgcgcgGGACTCCCGCCGGGGGGGCTGCGAGGCACCGCggacaagaagaagagcctGAGACACCCGAGGATCGCAGCGGCCGGTCGCAGGCCCCCACGACGCGCATCCGCACGCTGCTTTCTGATGACTGCCTGGAGGCCAACCAAATGCACAGACAG gATCTCCAGTCGGAAGGCGACGGACTCCTGGGCAAGGAGGTGCTCAGCAGAAACTTGGAGGAAGCAGATAAGGAACACGACTTTTCTGGCCGAAACGCCGAGACCCGAcaggcgcggacgctgcgcgcgagcagcggtagcagcgtcgccagcggcgccgcctcctccgcagagggcagccccgcgcccgccgccgaaaAAGGGCCCTCCAAG GTTCAGTTGCTGAGACAGAAAATCGAGTTGCAGACAGCGGAGCGCCACGCGGCGATCGCGAAACAAAAAAGCGCGAGTCGAACgactgcgggcgcgcgccagagTGAGGTCCTGTTCGACCCCTTGGAGTGGCTGGAGAGCTAG